From the genome of Lotus japonicus ecotype B-129 chromosome 6, LjGifu_v1.2, one region includes:
- the LOC130724734 gene encoding uncharacterized protein LOC130724734 — protein MFNAYLNGVYHWLAESGDVEFVLCFDMSDDVFWKLNLPQGIFEEEKNKFYIRHSNIFVLNDRVGYVREYMHSKFHFDIWMMNEYGVEGSWMGMFKIVRGPCPEILLEFWNKDDDDVFVLGGEEYQPLVSYKIGEQQVVNEFSLNLGIEQRVFRYVESVVPLSGGS, from the coding sequence ATGTTTAATGCTTATTTGAATGGAGTTTATCATTGGTTAGCTGAATCTGGTGATGTTGAATTTGTGCTCTGCTTTGACATGAGTGATGATGTGTTTTGGAAACTGAATCTGCCCCAAGGTATATTTGAGgaagagaaaaacaaattttACATCAGGCATtcaaatatttttgttttgaatgaCCGTGTTGGTTATGTTAGAGAGTACATGCACTCTAAATTTCATTTTGATATTTGGATGATGAATGAATATGGCGTGGAAGGATCTTGGATGGGAATGTTTAAAATTGTGCGAGGACCTTGCCCTGAAATTCTTTTGGAGTTTTGGAATAAAGACGATGATGATGTTTTTGTGCTAGGAGGGGAAGAGTATCAAccgttggtttcgtacaagatTGGTGAACAACAGGTGGTGAATGAGTTTTCTCTCAACTTAGGAATTGAGCAACGTGTTTTTAGATATGTGGAAAGTGTTGTTCCACTATCTGGTGGTTCATGA
- the LOC130724735 gene encoding F-box/kelch-repeat protein At3g06240-like, with protein MVEIKIMAKEHIPEEIVMKILVKLTVKSVVRFRSLTKNYNALTRETSFITEHLSRSIVKAKNKPNFLVFHQINNRFFISMVSEDQKSQRTIDLKPPFIFTQSVNNIIAHAHSNGIIYLELLDGVPQNPNPKILWNPATREVKFLPFPPPTRHTHCTFVHVVHGFGIDPKTDDYKVVNIVVGAEIFSELSEKLIGQVYSLHFDSWKVVNVGVFARYIANSMFNAYLNGVYHWLAESGDVEFVLCFDMSDDVFWKLNLPQGIFEEEKNKFYIRHSNIFVLNDRVGYVREYMHSKFHFDIWMMNEYGVEGSWMRMFKIVRGPCPEILLEFWNKDDDDVFVLGREEYQPLVSYKIGEQQVVIEFSLNLGIEQRVFRYVESVVPLSGGS; from the coding sequence ATGGTAGAGATTAAAATAATGGCTAAAGAGCACATACCAGAAGAAATAGTGATGAAAATCCTTGTTAAGCTCACTGTAAAGTCTGTAGTGCGGTTTAGAAGCTTAACAAAAAACTATAATGCTCTTACTAGAGAAACCAGTTTCATCACTGAACATCTTTCTCGCTCCATTGTTAAGGCAAAAAACAAACCTAACTTTTTGGTGTTTCACCAAATAAACAATAGGTTTTTCATTTCAATGGTCTCTGAGGATCAAAAATCACAACGCACTATTGATCTGAAGCCACCATTCATCTTCACACAAAGTGTAAACAACATCATAGCCCATGCTCATTCCAATGGCATCATCTACCTAGAACTGCTAGATGGTGTTCCCCAGAACCCCAATCCAAAGATTCTCTGGAATCCAGCTACAAGAGAGGTAAAGTTTCTTCCTTTCCCTCCTCCAACGAGACACACACATTGTACCTTCGTCCACGTGGTGCACGGGTTTGGTATTGACCCCAAAACAGATGACTACAAGGTCGTGAACATTGTAGTGGGTGCAGAGATTTTCTCAGAGTTAAGTGAAAAGCTCATTGGTCAGGTATATAGCCTTCATTTTGATTCATGGAAAGTGGTCAATGTTGGTGTCTTTGCTAGATACATAGCTAATTCCATGTTTAATGCTTATTTGAATGGAGTTTATCATTGGTTAGCTGAATCTGGTGATGTTGAATTTGTGCTCTGCTTTGACATGAGTGATGATGTGTTTTGGAAACTGAATCTGCCCCAAGGTATATTTGAGgaagagaaaaacaaattttACATCAGGCATtcaaatatttttgttttgaatgaCCGTGTTGGTTATGTTAGAGAGTACATGCACTCTAAATTTCATTTTGATATTTGGATGATGAATGAATATGGCGTGGAAGGATCTTGGATGAGAATGTTTAAAATTGTGCGAGGACCTTGCCCTGAAATTCTTTTGGAGTTTTGGAATAAAGACGATGATGATGTTTTTGTGCTAGGAAGGGAAGAGTATCAACCATTGGTTTCGTACAAGATTGGTGAACAACAGGTGGTGATTGAGTTTTCTCTCAACTTAGGAATTGAGCAACGTGTTTTTAGATATGTGGAAAGTGTTGTTCCACTATCTGGTGGTTCATGA